DNA from Paludisphaera mucosa:
GGATTCCTGGATGAGGCTGGCCTCGCGGGGGGTGAGCGAGCGGTCGATGGCCTCGCGGAGGGCGTCGCGGCGGCCCTGGGTCTCGGCGTCGTCGAAGCCGACGGCGGCGACGTCGTCCAGAGGCTGGTAGGTCCGCTCGCGCTGGACGCGCTTCTTGACCATGTCCACAGCGCGGAAGAAGTCGACGCCCTCGGACGTCTCCTTGGTGAAGACCTCCTTGACGCCCCAGCGGCCGACGTCGTTCAACATGGCGTCGAACCGGCTGCGGCCGAGCTGTTCGAGCAAGGTCGTGTAGACGGCCTGCGAGGAATCCTCGAACGCTTGCGCGGGGAGCCCCGCGCGTTGCCAGGAGCGACTCAGGTAGCGGTCGAGCTGATTCAGGCCCGAGGCCATCGCCTGCGAATCGACCGGCGCGATGACCTCGGGCTCGGCGGTCGTCGTCCGCAAGCTCGACAGCAGGCCGTCGAGCCGTGCGTCGAGGAGGGCGGCGTCCCACGCGTCGCCCGAGAGGCCGGGGAGGTCGGCGAGCGTCGAAGCCGAAGGAGGGGCGTCCAGCAGCGCCGAATGTTCGATCGTCAGCACGGGCATCGCCGCGGCGTGGGCGGCGCCCGAGAGCAGGCGCAGCACCTCCATCGCCTCGACGGCCGGTTTATAAGACCGATGCACCCGACGTTCTCGCCTCGTGCCGCCCGCCACGCCCGTCCCCTCCTTTGCCGTCAGTCGGTCTCCTCCACGCGTCGCATCACGTCGAGGCCCGATATCAGGACCATAGGATGTTTGGCCCGCCATGTGACCTCTGGCGGGCGCTCAACTTAATCGAATCCCGAGACCCCTTCGAGGCCAATTCTCGCCACCCACTGAAATGATATCATGCATGTAAATGGTCGTCCAAGTAGAATACGTTCACCACCAGGAAAACCTTACAAAGATAGCCGGATTCCGCCCCAACGCGGCGGCGCATGGGGCCCACGCCGCCCGATCGGAACGGCTTCAGGGCGTCGCTTCGGCGACCGGCACGGAGACCGCGCCCAGGATCGTCTTGTCCAGGTCGTCCTGGACGAATGCCACGACGCTGAGGTCCTTGAGGGCGACAGCGGGCGGGGGAGCGTGGAAGGGCTGCTGCTTGGCGAAGTCGCTGACATATTCGTCGATCCGCTTGCGGACGTCGGCGAGATCAAGTTTGATCTCGACCTTCCCCTTACCGCCGACGATCGTAGCCCCCTCGGCGCCGCCCGGCAGGGCCCGCACGACGTGATGGTGGAACCGCAACTTGTTGCCGCCGACGTAGCGGATCGATTCCTCGGTGAGCGCCAACCGGAGCTTGATCGTCGAGGCGGCCTTGTCGCCGGCCTTCGGCTTCGCGGCGTCGGCCTTGGCCGCGTCCGAGGGTGCCGGCGTCGTCGCCTCGGCGAGGATGGCGATCTCGTCGCCCGTCCGCTTCGCCGAGACGGTCACGTCGGCCGTTCGCTTCTTCTCGAGCATCCCGTCGATGAGCCCGCGGTACTCGTTGTACTTATCCTCGGAGGCGGCCATCGGGCCGCCGCCGGGGGCCTCGGGGCGGCCGTTGAAGAAGGTCGAGGGTGTGCCGCGGACCTGGTCCCCGTAGTATTTCTGGCGAGCCTCCGAGTCGGGGTTCGTGAGCGGGTCGGGGCCTGGGACGTGCAGGTGGTACTGGAGGCCGATGAACTCGGTCGGCTTGTACGTTTTCAGCAGGGCGTCGAAAGCGACGTCGGCGGCGACGCAGGGGGGGCACTGCGCGCCGGTGAACAGCTCGAAGACGACGGTCTGGCCCGCGTCGGACTTCTTGCGGCCCTCGAACGGGGTGAACGAGAAGGGGGGGACCTTCTTCTGATACTCCTCGTCGAGCTGGGCGTCGAGCTTGGCGGCGCGGGCCTCGGCGTCGGCGGCGAGGTCCGCCTTGCCCGCGTTGCGGGCGGCGAAGGCGAGCAGGCCCGCGATCGCGTGCCGGTTTTCGGTCGTGACCTCGGGCGTCAGCGACTTTTCCAGCTCCTGGCCAAGCCGGAGCGCCGTGTCGGCATAAGTCTTTTGCGGGGCGATCAGCCCGAACGACCGGATGGCGATCTCCTGCGCCCAGGCCGGGCCGAACGGCTCGGCCTCGCTGCGCCATGCGGCGATCAGTTTCTCGACCTCGGCGGACGGCAGTCCCGCGGCACCGGCGGCCCCGAGGATGCCCGTGTAGGCGAGCTGGCAGACGGGGGCGCCGGCGTTCTTGGCGAGGATCGCCTTGAACTTCTCGACCTGGGCCTTGGGGTCCTGCTCGTTGCGGGCCTTGAAGAAGTCCTGACCGATCGCGTTCGGCTTGGCCGCGCCCAGTTTCTCGTCGCGGGTCTTCTCCAGCTTGGCCGGGAAGATGTTGTTCTGCAGCTGGATCGTCCCGAGGACCTGGCCGGCATAGGGGCCGTTTTTGGCCAGGCCGCCGGCGAATTTCATCGTCATGGCCGGCCCCTTGACGGCGAAGGAGGCCCGATCGTCCTCGAGCTTGAGGTCCAGGACCTTGCCGCCTTCCAACAGTCCCTTCCGGCCGTCGACCAGGACGCCCTTCGCCTCGCCGTCCTGGCGGTGGAGGTCGACGATCGCGAAATCCTCGTCGCCGAACGCCAGGACGACCAGTTTCCAGATCCCCGCCGGCTCGGCCGCCGCAGCGGGCGCGGCCAAAAACGCCGCAAGGCAGAGGCCGGCCGTCGCGCGGGCGAGCCAGGATCTCGACGAGTGGACTCGAATCATGTGTGGGCCTCGACAGGAGAAGAGGGCGCGGGTGGAAGGCGTCTCGTGGGCCTTCAGTGTACCGCCGTACCAACCCGCGCCACAACCGCCTGAAGAGGCCCGAGGAACGGTCGGGCTCAGCCCTCGCCGAGGAAGCGGCCGCCGTCGACCCGGTAGCAGACCCCCGTGACGAAGTTCGTCCCATCGAGCAAGTAGGCGATCAGCCGATTGACGTCGTCGGGCGAGCCGAGCCGCCGCAGGGGGGTGGCGTCGATCACGGCCTGCTTGTCGTCGTCGTTGAAATCGGGCGGGGGCTCGATCATCGCCGGCTGGATCGTCGCGACCGGGATGTAAGGGGCGAGCTCGACGGCCAGGGCCATCGCCAGCGTCGTCATCCCGCCCTTGGCGGCGAGGTAGGGCAGGTAGTCCTTGTGGGGCCGTTCGGTCGCCCAGTCGCCCAGGAAGACGATCTTGCCCTTGATGCCGTCGACCGCGGTCTGGTCCGACATCCGCCGCGCGGCGGCGATCGCTGCGTGGTAAGGGGCCGCGAGGTTGGCGGCGATCATGGCCTCGAAGTCGGACGGCTTGAGTTCGGCGAGCGGGGTCTTCTTGTAGACGCTCGCCATGTTGACGAGGGCGTCGATCCGGCCGAAGCGGCGGATCGTCGCTTCGACGGCCTCATCGGCCTGAGCAGGATCGGTCAGGTCGGCGGCGACGGCCAGGCCCTCGGAGCCGGCGGCCTCGACGGCGGCGACGGCGCGCTCGATCGCCTCGCGGCTCTCGCGATAGGTCATGGCGACCCGCCAGCCGCTGGCGGCGAGTTGCTTCGCCAACACCGAGCCCACGCGACGACCGCCGGTGATCAGCACGACTTTACCGGGGTTATCCACGGCCGTCATTTCTTGGAGATCCAGGGCACGTCTGCGACGCCCGCGTGATGGTTGACGGTCCGCGCCATGACGAACAGCAGGTCGCTGAGCCGGTTGAGGTAGATCAAGAGGGTCGACGGCACATCTTCTTCGGGCAGGTGGGCCAGGTGCACGACCAGGCGTTCGGCCCGTCGGCAGATCGTCCGGGCCAGGTGGAGCTGCGCCGCGGCCGGCGACCCGCCCGGCAGGATGAAGGTCCGCATCGGGGCCAGTTCGGCGGTGAAGTCGTCGATGGCCCGTTCCAGGTTCTCGACGTGCTCGTCCGAGATCTTGTTGTGGAAGGGCCCCTGCGGGTCGGGATCGGCCAGGGCCGCGCCGAGGGTGAACAGCTCGTCCTGCACCCGCGCGGCCACGTCGTCCTCGGTCGACTCCATGACCAACGCGCGGGCGAAGCCGATCGCCGCGTTCAGCTCGTCGACCGTGCCGTAAACCTCGATCCGGGCGTCGTCCTTGCGGAGCCGCTTGCTCCCCAGGATGCCCGTCGTGCCCTCGTCGCCCGTCTTGGTGTAGATCTTCACGTCTGCGATGCCTCAACCCCGATGGCGTGCCCGATCGTCGGCCCCTATACTAGGCGATCCACCTGAACGAAGGAAGATCCGGAGGCTCGAACTGATGTCCTTATGTACGACGTCCGCCCTCATCCTGAGCACCGCCTTGATTGCCCAAGCGGGGGGTGGCGGACAACGACCGCCCTCGGCCGAGGAGGTTGCGAAGATGGAAGCCAAGCACCTGGCGAACATCCGCCAGGTGACGTTTGGGTTCTTCCGGGCCGGCGAGGGTTATTTCAGCGCCGACGGCAAGCGAATCGTCTTCCAGGCCGTGCCGAACCTGCCCGAGGCCGTCTTCCTCGAGCCGAAGCCCAATCAGTACGAGTACCAGATCTTCACCTCGGAGCTAAACCCGGGTGCGCGGCCGAAGCTGATCAGCACCGGCGAGGGAGCCTGCACCTGCGCCTTCTTCTCGTCCGACGGCGCGTCGCTGATCTTCGGATCGACCCACCTCAACCCGACTCCGTCGGCGCCTCGCAGCGCGGCATACGGCCGGTCGGGCAGTC
Protein-coding regions in this window:
- a CDS encoding SDR family NAD(P)-dependent oxidoreductase; amino-acid sequence: MTAVDNPGKVVLITGGRRVGSVLAKQLAASGWRVAMTYRESREAIERAVAAVEAAGSEGLAVAADLTDPAQADEAVEATIRRFGRIDALVNMASVYKKTPLAELKPSDFEAMIAANLAAPYHAAIAAARRMSDQTAVDGIKGKIVFLGDWATERPHKDYLPYLAAKGGMTTLAMALAVELAPYIPVATIQPAMIEPPPDFNDDDKQAVIDATPLRRLGSPDDVNRLIAYLLDGTNFVTGVCYRVDGGRFLGEG
- a CDS encoding LuxR C-terminal-related transcriptional regulator — its product is MHRSYKPAVEAMEVLRLLSGAAHAAAMPVLTIEHSALLDAPPSASTLADLPGLSGDAWDAALLDARLDGLLSSLRTTTAEPEVIAPVDSQAMASGLNQLDRYLSRSWQRAGLPAQAFEDSSQAVYTTLLEQLGRSRFDAMLNDVGRWGVKEVFTKETSEGVDFFRAVDMVKKRVQRERTYQPLDDVAAVGFDDAETQGRRDALREAIDRSLTPREASLIQESLMGRTPAEIALHWGVAPKTVSNEKTRVLNKLREVLQTQVAD
- a CDS encoding cob(I)yrinic acid a,c-diamide adenosyltransferase produces the protein MKIYTKTGDEGTTGILGSKRLRKDDARIEVYGTVDELNAAIGFARALVMESTEDDVAARVQDELFTLGAALADPDPQGPFHNKISDEHVENLERAIDDFTAELAPMRTFILPGGSPAAAQLHLARTICRRAERLVVHLAHLPEEDVPSTLLIYLNRLSDLLFVMARTVNHHAGVADVPWISKK